A single Bacillus sp. HMF5848 DNA region contains:
- a CDS encoding ring-cleaving dioxygenase: MDLKPLKGLHHVSALTANAQNNYSFYTEILGLRLVKKTVNQDDTSVYHLFYADEKGNPGTDLTFFEIPNAGHTYYGKNSISATSLRVPTDEALNYWEGRLNEHKVENDGIEHWSGRATLAFRDPEGQRLILVSDENNKGVTGGVPWSKSTVPVKYAIYGLGPIILTVSKLETTAKILTDVLGYRKVRELSPIVTSQKNIVVFETGEGGTGAEVFVEERTDLPIERPGRGSVHHVAFRVEDESELRRWAEYLTNLRIPNSGFVERYYFKSLYFREANGILFELATDGPGFEGDESFEQLGETLSLPPYLEHQRKTIEAHLKPLNTKKE; the protein is encoded by the coding sequence ATGGATTTAAAACCTTTAAAGGGGTTACACCACGTTTCAGCATTAACAGCTAATGCACAAAATAATTATTCCTTTTATACTGAAATACTAGGGCTACGATTAGTTAAAAAAACTGTTAATCAAGATGACACTTCTGTTTATCATTTATTTTATGCAGATGAAAAGGGCAATCCAGGAACAGATTTAACTTTTTTTGAAATCCCAAATGCAGGACACACGTATTATGGTAAAAACAGTATTTCAGCAACATCACTTAGAGTGCCAACAGATGAAGCTTTAAATTACTGGGAAGGTAGATTAAATGAACACAAAGTAGAAAATGACGGAATAGAACATTGGTCAGGCCGAGCTACATTGGCGTTCCGTGACCCTGAAGGACAAAGGCTTATCCTCGTATCAGATGAAAACAATAAAGGGGTAACAGGAGGGGTACCTTGGAGCAAAAGCACAGTTCCTGTCAAATATGCCATTTATGGATTAGGCCCCATTATACTAACGGTATCAAAATTAGAAACAACTGCAAAAATATTAACCGATGTATTAGGGTATAGAAAAGTACGTGAATTATCTCCTATTGTAACATCACAAAAAAACATCGTTGTGTTTGAAACAGGAGAAGGGGGTACAGGTGCAGAAGTTTTTGTCGAAGAGCGTACAGATCTTCCTATTGAAAGACCGGGGCGTGGTAGTGTACATCATGTCGCGTTTCGTGTAGAAGATGAAAGTGAGCTTCGCCGCTGGGCTGAATATTTAACTAACTTGCGAATACCAAATTCAGGATTCGTAGAACGTTATTATTTTAAATCATTATATTTTCGTGAAGCTAACGGCATTTTATTTGAGCTTGCAACAGATGGACCAGGTTTTGAAGGGGATGAATCCTTCGAGCAGTTAGGCGAAACATTATCATTGCCTCCTTACTTGGAGCATCAACGAAAAACCATTGAAGCTCATTTAAAGCCTTTAAACACAAAAAAAGAATAA
- a CDS encoding CAP domain-containing protein, whose translation MKHVIIHAFFAVLLIGCAAQEQFDNDSHITYTKNGKTSGEQFVESNISQKSKRYRGEKLQVGDLNPNTNSLAQVLPTKATNEATSDSLVQQAIQLTNQYRAEHGLQPLQNDLQVINVAQQKAEDMQANGYFSHTSPTFGTPFEMLQAFDVSFRSGGENIAKGQRTAEQVVNDWMNSPSHRANILNETFTNIGIGHTPEEDYWVQLFIKK comes from the coding sequence ATGAAACATGTTATTATCCATGCGTTTTTTGCAGTATTGTTAATAGGTTGTGCAGCTCAGGAACAATTTGATAACGATAGTCACATTACTTATACAAAAAACGGAAAAACATCTGGAGAACAATTTGTTGAATCTAATATTAGTCAAAAATCAAAGCGATATAGAGGAGAAAAATTGCAAGTGGGAGATCTAAATCCAAACACGAATTCATTAGCACAGGTATTGCCGACAAAGGCAACGAACGAGGCTACATCAGATTCATTGGTACAACAAGCTATACAGCTAACGAACCAGTATAGAGCAGAACATGGATTACAACCGTTACAAAATGATTTGCAAGTAATTAACGTTGCACAACAAAAAGCTGAAGATATGCAAGCTAACGGCTATTTTTCTCATACGAGCCCTACCTTTGGTACGCCTTTTGAAATGCTACAAGCCTTTGATGTCTCTTTTAGATCAGGGGGAGAAAATATTGCAAAAGGGCAACGAACTGCTGAGCAAGTTGTGAATGATTGGATGAACAGCCCTTCTCATCGTGCTAATATTCTTAATGAAACTTTCACTAACATTGGAATTGGTCATACGCCTGAAGAAGATTACTGGGTACAACTTTTTATCAAAAAGTAA
- a CDS encoding MFS transporter: MTSVTADKHIEIPSQTLEHENKIILLWSLAVWLVVMNTTMFNVALPSVIDQLVLSSSSAAWIVSGYSIIFAIATLTYSRLSDFVPISKLLLSGLGLLGLASVLGYISNSFILLLVSRLLQAAGAGAVPGLAMVLAGKYIPLLRRGKAMSFISSAASLGFGLGPVVGGSITQFLGWNYLFVVTGIVLFLLPFFLKWLPIEPQKPITFDYRGALLVGISVTSLLLLLSTFWLWLCFVAVTSLVVLWRHIHKTQSPFLQPALLRSSQYRKIALMAHFVFIIHFSTLFIMPLMLATVFQKEPAYIGLIIFPGAILSALAAQLVGRLIDKWGNEPLIVFGHASITTSLLVFALLASLSPYFIMLSYMFMSLGFSALTSSISNEATRLLPSSMIGAGMGMLQLLQFFGGALGVTLTGLLLTIQEGLSKTTTFRNMFIILLILITCSLVTFIRYRVWNKRNEGKES, from the coding sequence ATGACTAGTGTCACGGCCGATAAACATATAGAGATACCTTCTCAAACATTAGAGCATGAAAATAAAATAATTCTCCTTTGGAGCTTAGCTGTATGGTTAGTTGTAATGAATACGACAATGTTTAACGTGGCGCTTCCTTCTGTAATAGACCAATTAGTACTGTCATCGTCATCTGCAGCATGGATTGTATCTGGATATTCTATTATATTTGCAATCGCTACGTTGACGTATAGTCGTTTGTCTGATTTTGTACCGATATCTAAATTACTTCTATCTGGTCTCGGACTGTTAGGCTTAGCTTCTGTTTTAGGATATATATCAAATTCGTTCATTTTATTACTTGTTTCTAGATTATTACAGGCTGCTGGTGCGGGTGCTGTGCCAGGATTAGCTATGGTATTAGCAGGAAAATACATCCCATTATTACGTCGTGGTAAGGCTATGTCATTTATATCATCTGCAGCTTCATTAGGTTTTGGACTTGGACCTGTAGTTGGTGGGAGTATTACACAGTTTCTTGGTTGGAACTATTTGTTCGTAGTAACAGGAATTGTATTATTTCTTTTACCATTTTTCTTAAAGTGGTTACCTATAGAACCACAAAAGCCTATTACATTTGATTACAGGGGAGCTTTACTTGTTGGTATTTCAGTGACTTCATTACTTTTGTTATTAAGTACATTTTGGTTGTGGTTATGTTTCGTGGCAGTTACGTCCCTTGTAGTATTATGGAGGCATATTCACAAAACGCAAAGTCCTTTTTTACAACCTGCGTTATTACGTTCATCTCAATACCGAAAGATTGCTCTAATGGCACATTTTGTATTTATAATTCATTTTTCGACATTGTTTATTATGCCCTTAATGTTAGCGACTGTTTTTCAGAAAGAGCCAGCTTATATAGGTCTGATAATTTTCCCCGGGGCCATCTTATCTGCTTTGGCAGCACAATTAGTTGGACGGCTTATAGATAAATGGGGGAATGAACCACTCATAGTTTTTGGCCATGCATCTATAACAACTTCATTGTTAGTGTTTGCTTTATTAGCTAGTCTATCGCCTTATTTTATTATGCTAAGTTACATGTTTATGAGTCTTGGCTTCTCAGCACTAACATCTAGCATAAGCAATGAAGCAACAAGATTACTGCCTTCTTCAATGATAGGAGCGGGGATGGGTATGCTTCAACTTTTACAGTTTTTTGGTGGTGCATTAGGTGTCACATTAACAGGATTATTATTGACTATACAAGAAGGTTTATCGAAGACCACAACGTTTCGGAATATGTTTATAATATTATTGATATTAATAACATGTTCACTGGTAACCTTTATTAGATATCGTGTTTGGAATAAGAGAAATGAGGGTAAGGAATCTTAG
- a CDS encoding AAA domain-containing protein, whose amino-acid sequence MSIKEWQEALQYEINHLKKYGSTTFKVFNGHLLSTNDDFVYYFECPYAIRIPSGSIVKLDYDGVKVGGRVLSVEEKSIAVSLEKSIGHLVNKALIQHDPWELLEQLSDRLTDIRKSKKKRQRIKNLMDPSMPAKHPTSGIKSNVHELILRSKYNPITFVWGPPGTGKTYTLARVAANKYFKGKQVLVLAHSNQAVDVLMTEIWHFVEKKGRFKEGDIIRYGSQSQNSSEAIHTTKLIDKHHPNLAEKKAKLQNEKSGLKRDLSSSFSKRDAERLLKIEKELTAVLEKIRQKEIQFIKDASIIGTTLAKTAGDTTLFEKEFDLVIVDEASMAYIPQIAFATSLAKRTIVCGDFKQLPPIAASNHQSVVSWLKEDIFHKAGVVKLVNEGTWHPHLFLLKEQRRMHPDISAFTNKYIYQSLVSDHQSVLNTRNSIAAKAPFTSHASIILSTDWSGEYCIKEKESHSRLNPWQLMLSFQLIYESYIAGARSIGYVTPYRAQAMYMEKLFEDLLVKECQEADIVTATVHRFQGSERDVMIFDTVDSYPQTRAGMLLTGKNSERLLNVAITRTKGKFIHVTDVAFMKQHVSKFQILRKLIEYQLDNQLVIRPGHIGSWVKSQHPYVQWMHAKKVNKVFEDINKATKSILVSLPQKEKLSTEWKNVLQVVTTTQIAVTTITAISFPCVIIDEEIVWLGVPFETSSRLQPPYVAVRVQSSKLASQLCHDIM is encoded by the coding sequence GTGAGTATTAAGGAATGGCAAGAGGCGTTACAATATGAAATAAATCATTTGAAGAAGTACGGCAGTACTACGTTTAAGGTGTTCAATGGGCACCTTTTGTCAACGAATGATGATTTCGTATATTATTTCGAATGTCCGTATGCTATTCGTATACCTAGTGGCTCTATTGTAAAGCTAGATTACGATGGTGTTAAAGTGGGCGGACGTGTGTTATCTGTTGAAGAAAAGAGTATTGCAGTTAGTTTAGAAAAAAGTATTGGTCATTTAGTAAATAAGGCATTGATTCAACATGATCCGTGGGAGCTTTTAGAACAATTATCAGATAGACTTACTGATATTCGAAAAAGTAAAAAGAAGCGACAGAGAATTAAGAATTTAATGGACCCTTCTATGCCAGCCAAACACCCCACTAGTGGTATTAAATCGAACGTTCATGAATTAATTTTACGATCTAAATACAACCCCATTACATTCGTTTGGGGTCCACCTGGGACGGGAAAAACGTATACTCTCGCAAGAGTTGCTGCAAATAAATATTTTAAAGGAAAACAAGTACTTGTATTAGCTCACAGTAACCAGGCGGTTGATGTTCTTATGACTGAAATATGGCATTTCGTTGAAAAAAAAGGGCGATTTAAAGAAGGTGACATAATTCGCTATGGCTCACAAAGTCAGAATAGCTCTGAAGCAATACATACGACAAAACTTATAGACAAGCACCATCCAAATTTAGCAGAAAAAAAAGCAAAGCTGCAAAATGAAAAGTCAGGATTGAAACGTGATTTATCTTCTTCATTTAGTAAAAGAGATGCAGAACGTCTGTTAAAAATAGAAAAAGAACTTACAGCAGTTTTGGAAAAAATACGACAAAAAGAGATACAATTTATCAAAGATGCTTCCATCATTGGCACTACATTGGCAAAAACAGCTGGGGATACAACTCTCTTTGAAAAAGAATTCGACTTAGTAATTGTAGATGAAGCAAGTATGGCGTATATACCACAGATAGCGTTCGCGACCTCGTTGGCCAAACGAACAATCGTATGCGGAGATTTTAAGCAATTGCCACCTATTGCCGCTTCCAATCACCAATCTGTTGTAAGCTGGTTAAAAGAAGATATATTCCACAAAGCTGGTGTTGTAAAGCTTGTAAACGAAGGCACATGGCATCCACATTTATTTTTACTGAAAGAGCAACGTCGGATGCATCCGGATATATCAGCTTTTACGAACAAATATATATATCAAAGCCTAGTGTCAGATCATCAAAGTGTTCTTAACACTCGAAATTCTATCGCAGCAAAAGCACCGTTCACAAGTCATGCTTCCATTATTCTTTCTACAGATTGGTCAGGGGAATATTGTATCAAGGAAAAGGAATCCCATTCACGGTTAAATCCGTGGCAACTTATGCTCTCGTTTCAACTTATTTATGAATCGTATATAGCGGGAGCTCGATCAATCGGCTATGTCACACCATATCGCGCACAAGCTATGTACATGGAGAAGCTTTTTGAGGATTTGTTAGTGAAAGAATGCCAGGAAGCAGATATCGTCACAGCTACCGTCCATCGTTTTCAAGGTAGTGAACGAGATGTTATGATTTTTGATACTGTGGATAGTTATCCTCAAACACGTGCTGGTATGCTGTTGACAGGGAAGAATAGTGAGCGCCTGTTAAATGTCGCTATAACAAGAACAAAAGGTAAATTCATACATGTAACTGATGTAGCCTTCATGAAGCAACACGTTTCAAAGTTCCAGATACTTCGAAAGCTTATAGAATATCAACTCGACAATCAACTTGTCATCAGGCCCGGACATATTGGGAGTTGGGTGAAATCTCAACACCCATACGTACAATGGATGCATGCAAAAAAAGTTAATAAAGTGTTTGAAGATATAAATAAAGCAACGAAATCCATATTAGTTTCATTACCACAAAAAGAGAAGTTAAGCACTGAATGGAAGAATGTGTTGCAAGTTGTTACAACAACACAAATAGCTGTTACAACGATTACAGCAATATCTTTCCCGTGCGTTATCATCGATGAGGAAATTGTATGGCTTGGTGTCCCGTTCGAAACATCAAGCAGACTTCAGCCACCATATGTCGCAGTACGAGTTCAATCGAGTAAGCTCGCTAGTCAACTCTGTCATGATATTATGTAG